A single region of the Aeromonas hydrophila subsp. hydrophila ATCC 7966 genome encodes:
- a CDS encoding amino acid ABC transporter substrate-binding protein — translation MKKRHSLFLMAALPLALMTSVQAQSSLAEIQRAGVIKIGTEGAYPPFTYHDKSGKLVGFDVEIGELIASGLGVKPQFVEGKWDGLIAGVDAKRYDLVLNEVAITPERLKKYDFSDPYITSKAVIVVHSDNHSIKSFADLKGKKSSQSLTSNFAQLAKASGAEVVATEGFNQSLELVLTGRVDATLNDSLSFLDFKKQKPDAKLKVAATEAKGDQSGALLAKGQPELLAAINQALRNAKQDGAYQKISQKYFGTDVSQ, via the coding sequence ATGAAAAAACGGCACTCCCTGTTTTTGATGGCGGCACTTCCGCTGGCACTGATGACATCGGTACAGGCACAGTCAAGCCTGGCCGAGATCCAGCGGGCCGGGGTGATCAAGATCGGTACCGAAGGGGCCTATCCTCCCTTCACCTATCACGACAAGAGCGGCAAGCTGGTGGGCTTTGACGTGGAGATCGGCGAGCTGATTGCAAGCGGTCTCGGCGTGAAGCCGCAGTTCGTCGAGGGCAAGTGGGACGGGCTCATCGCCGGGGTGGACGCCAAGCGCTACGACCTGGTGCTCAACGAAGTGGCCATCACCCCTGAGCGGCTGAAAAAGTATGACTTTTCAGACCCCTACATCACCTCCAAAGCGGTGATCGTGGTGCACAGCGACAACCACAGCATCAAGAGTTTTGCCGATCTGAAGGGCAAGAAATCCTCCCAGTCGCTGACCAGCAACTTCGCCCAGCTGGCGAAAGCATCGGGCGCCGAGGTGGTGGCCACCGAGGGATTCAACCAGTCCCTCGAACTGGTGCTGACCGGGCGGGTGGATGCCACCCTCAACGACAGCCTCTCGTTCCTCGACTTCAAGAAACAGAAGCCGGACGCCAAATTGAAGGTGGCGGCCACCGAGGCCAAGGGGGATCAATCGGGGGCCCTGCTCGCCAAGGGACAACCCGAGTTGCTGGCCGCCATCAATCAGGCGCTGCGCAATGCCAAGCAGGATGGCGCATATCAGAAAATATCGCAGAAATATTTCGGAACCGACGTCTCGCAATAA
- a CDS encoding FAD-dependent oxidoreductase produces the protein MSQNVFQFIDVQRVDPPKKPLKIRKIQFVEIYESFNQAQVGMQADRCLDCGNPYCEWKCPVHNYIPNWLKLANEGRILEAVELSHQTNSLPEVCGRVCPQDRLCEGACTLNDRFGAVTIGNIEKYITDKAFEMGWKPDLSKVVKTGKRVAVIGAGPAGLACADVLARGGVTPVVFDKYPEIGGLLTFGIPSFKLEKEVMQRRREIFEGMGVEFRLETEVGRDVTFADLLGEFDAIFLGVGTYKYMKGGFANEEAPGVYDALPYLIANANRLLGFEKAQADYIDFAGKQVVVLGGGDTAMDCVRTAIRQGADKVICAYRRDEENMPGSKREVKNAREEGVEFMFNLQPVGVELDAQGRTCGIKVVSTELGAPDANGRRNPVVVTGSEQVLAADAVVMAFGFQPNPQPWMAEHGIELDGRDRIKASEQAEHAFQTSNPKVFAGGDAVRGSDLVVTAIYEGRKAAEGIMDYLAV, from the coding sequence ATGAGCCAGAACGTATTTCAGTTTATCGACGTGCAGCGGGTCGACCCGCCCAAGAAGCCGCTCAAGATCCGCAAGATCCAGTTCGTGGAAATCTACGAGTCCTTCAACCAGGCCCAGGTCGGCATGCAGGCGGATCGCTGCCTCGACTGCGGCAACCCTTACTGCGAGTGGAAGTGCCCGGTGCACAACTACATCCCCAACTGGCTGAAGCTGGCCAACGAGGGGCGCATTCTGGAGGCGGTGGAGCTCTCCCACCAGACCAACAGCCTGCCGGAGGTGTGTGGCCGAGTCTGTCCGCAAGACAGACTGTGTGAGGGTGCCTGCACCCTCAACGATCGCTTCGGCGCCGTCACCATCGGCAACATTGAAAAATACATCACCGATAAGGCGTTCGAGATGGGCTGGAAGCCCGATCTCTCCAAGGTGGTCAAGACCGGCAAGCGGGTCGCCGTCATCGGCGCCGGCCCGGCGGGTCTCGCCTGCGCCGACGTGCTGGCTCGGGGCGGCGTCACCCCGGTGGTGTTCGACAAGTATCCGGAGATCGGCGGTCTGCTCACCTTTGGCATCCCCTCCTTCAAGCTGGAAAAAGAGGTAATGCAGCGTCGCCGCGAGATCTTCGAGGGAATGGGGGTGGAGTTTCGCCTCGAGACCGAGGTGGGCCGCGATGTCACCTTCGCCGACCTGCTCGGCGAGTTCGATGCGATCTTCCTCGGGGTCGGCACCTACAAGTACATGAAGGGCGGCTTTGCCAACGAGGAGGCACCGGGAGTCTACGACGCCCTGCCCTACCTCATCGCCAACGCCAACCGGTTGCTGGGCTTTGAGAAGGCGCAAGCCGATTACATCGACTTCGCCGGCAAGCAGGTGGTGGTGCTCGGCGGCGGTGATACCGCCATGGACTGCGTGCGTACCGCCATCCGTCAGGGGGCCGACAAGGTCATCTGCGCCTATCGCCGCGACGAGGAGAACATGCCGGGCTCCAAGCGGGAGGTGAAGAATGCCCGCGAGGAGGGGGTTGAATTCATGTTCAACCTGCAGCCGGTCGGCGTCGAGCTCGATGCCCAGGGCCGCACCTGCGGCATCAAGGTGGTGAGCACCGAGCTCGGCGCCCCCGATGCCAATGGCCGCCGCAACCCGGTGGTTGTGACAGGCTCCGAGCAGGTGCTGGCTGCCGATGCGGTGGTGATGGCGTTCGGCTTCCAGCCCAATCCCCAACCCTGGATGGCGGAACACGGCATCGAGCTTGACGGCCGGGATCGCATCAAGGCCTCGGAGCAGGCCGAACATGCCTTCCAGACCAGCAACCCCAAGGTGTTCGCCGGTGGCGACGCGGTACGTGGCTCCGATCTGGTGGTGACCGCCATCTATGAGGGGCGCAAAGCGGCCGAAGGGATCATGGACTATCTGGCCGTGTGA
- a CDS encoding TIGR01212 family radical SAM protein (This family includes YhcC from E. coli K-12, an uncharacterized radical SAM protein.), giving the protein MQLHELVNTFGQDLKQRHGQKIHKLSIHGAFTCPNRDGTLGRGGCTFCNVSSFADESAQQLSVVQQLLARRDEVTRAKRYLAYFQAYTSTYAEVEYLQRMYEEALSVSDMVGLCVGTRPDCVPDAVLDLLAGYQARGYEVWLELGLQSANDKTLQRINRGHGYAAYADAVARAHQRGIKVCAHLIVGLPGEVAMDSLNTLQRIVETGVEGIKLHPLHVVEGSTLGKAWQAGRLEVPSLAQYVEAAVAMIQHTPPEVVYHRISASARRPTLLAPAWCENRWTAMADIASELARSGAQGHALGRPFSLSGNIG; this is encoded by the coding sequence ATGCAGTTACACGAACTCGTCAATACATTCGGCCAGGATCTCAAGCAACGCCATGGCCAGAAGATCCACAAGCTCTCCATTCACGGTGCCTTCACCTGCCCGAACCGGGACGGCACGCTGGGCCGTGGCGGCTGCACCTTTTGCAATGTATCTTCCTTTGCCGACGAGTCGGCCCAGCAGCTTTCGGTGGTGCAGCAACTGCTGGCTCGCCGGGATGAAGTGACCCGGGCCAAACGTTATCTCGCCTACTTTCAGGCCTATACCAGCACCTATGCCGAGGTGGAGTACCTGCAGCGCATGTATGAAGAGGCGCTGTCGGTGAGCGACATGGTGGGCTTGTGTGTAGGGACGCGCCCAGATTGCGTGCCGGATGCGGTATTGGACCTGCTGGCCGGTTATCAGGCCCGGGGTTACGAGGTGTGGTTGGAGCTGGGGTTGCAGAGCGCCAACGACAAGACGCTGCAGCGCATCAACCGGGGTCATGGCTATGCCGCCTATGCTGACGCTGTGGCCAGGGCCCATCAGCGCGGCATCAAGGTGTGCGCCCACCTGATCGTCGGTCTGCCTGGTGAAGTCGCCATGGACAGCCTGAATACGCTGCAGCGCATCGTGGAGACGGGCGTGGAGGGGATAAAGTTGCACCCGCTGCACGTGGTAGAGGGAAGCACCCTTGGCAAGGCGTGGCAGGCGGGTCGGCTGGAGGTGCCGAGCCTGGCGCAGTATGTGGAAGCGGCGGTTGCCATGATCCAGCACACGCCGCCCGAGGTGGTATACCACCGCATCTCGGCGTCGGCACGCCGTCCGACTCTGTTGGCGCCAGCCTGGTGCGAGAATCGCTGGACAGCCATGGCTGACATTGCTAGTGAACTGGCCCGCTCCGGCGCCCAGGGTCATGCGCTGGGGCGCCCTTTTTCGCTTTCCGGCAATATCGGCTAG
- a CDS encoding O-methyltransferase, protein MALEQLKRELELFGEQNDGAQQSRGSKMLNITRDTGELLAVLVQTRGADAVLEIGTSNGYSTLWLTEAVKRLGGRVTTIELDEGKRAMAAANFQRAGLDPWIEQLAGEAGTLLPTLPTAAYPLIFLDSDRQHYQAWWPEIQRLLAPRGLLVVDNAISHREELAEWMAQVEQDPAFATSLVPVGKGEWLVVRL, encoded by the coding sequence ATGGCACTGGAACAACTGAAACGGGAGTTGGAGCTGTTTGGCGAGCAGAATGACGGCGCGCAACAGTCCCGTGGCAGCAAGATGCTCAACATTACCCGCGATACCGGCGAGCTGCTGGCGGTGCTGGTACAGACGAGGGGGGCCGATGCGGTGCTGGAGATCGGCACCTCCAACGGTTACTCCACCCTCTGGCTGACCGAGGCAGTAAAACGGCTGGGGGGCCGGGTCACCACCATCGAGCTGGACGAGGGTAAACGGGCCATGGCGGCCGCCAACTTTCAGCGGGCCGGGCTCGACCCCTGGATTGAGCAGTTGGCAGGGGAAGCAGGTACGCTGCTGCCCACCCTGCCGACGGCCGCTTATCCGCTTATCTTCCTCGACTCCGATCGCCAGCACTACCAGGCCTGGTGGCCCGAGATCCAGCGCCTGCTGGCCCCCCGGGGTCTGCTGGTGGTGGACAATGCCATCTCCCATCGGGAGGAGCTGGCCGAGTGGATGGCACAGGTGGAGCAGGATCCGGCGTTTGCGACCTCGCTGGTGCCGGTGGGCAAGGGGGAGTGGCTGGTGGTGCGGTTGTAG
- the soxR gene encoding redox-sensitive transcriptional activator SoxR produces the protein MERKWLAIGQIAKRSGVKASALRFYEQKGLIGSVRSEGGQRLYPQDVLRRIAFIRVAQGMGLSLGEIGEALAGLPEGRTPDRRDWDGIASQWQSLLDRRITALQQLQEKLGACIGCGCLSLEHCALYNPDDQAARQGEGPRYLLGDTPPSGPAAK, from the coding sequence ATGGAACGCAAATGGCTGGCCATCGGCCAGATAGCCAAACGCTCGGGCGTCAAGGCCAGCGCCCTGCGCTTCTACGAGCAGAAGGGGCTGATTGGCAGTGTGCGCAGCGAGGGGGGCCAGCGGCTCTATCCGCAGGATGTGCTGCGCCGTATCGCCTTCATCCGGGTGGCGCAGGGCATGGGGTTGAGTCTGGGCGAAATAGGGGAGGCCCTGGCCGGTCTGCCCGAGGGGCGCACCCCGGATCGTCGCGACTGGGACGGCATTGCCAGCCAGTGGCAGAGCCTGCTCGATCGGCGCATCACCGCTCTGCAGCAGCTCCAGGAGAAGCTTGGCGCCTGCATTGGTTGCGGTTGCCTCTCGCTGGAGCACTGCGCACTTTACAATCCGGATGATCAGGCCGCCCGGCAGGGCGAGGGTCCCCGCTATCTGCTGGGGGATACGCCACCGAGCGGGCCGGCAGCAAAATGA
- a CDS encoding amino acid ABC transporter ATP-binding protein: MIRLSGIEKQFAGQRVLKGVGLAMAAGSVTALIGPSGSGKSTLLRCVNLLERPDAGQLMLGGSELDFTRHLSRQSVLALRQQTGMVFQNFQLFPHMTVLENVMEGLVTVLKWPRERAAARALQLLDKVGLRHKAQAVPATLSGGQQQRVAIARALAPAPKVLLCDEPTSALDPELAQEVVAVLRQLANEGTTMLIATHDLRLAAQIAQQVIFLEAGEVVEAGSARQMFTTPKRARTFEYISTLTERLPESWSI; encoded by the coding sequence ATGATCCGCTTGAGTGGCATCGAGAAACAGTTTGCGGGGCAGCGAGTGTTGAAAGGGGTAGGGCTGGCGATGGCCGCAGGCAGCGTCACCGCCCTGATCGGCCCCTCCGGCAGCGGCAAGAGTACCTTGCTGCGCTGCGTGAACCTGCTGGAGCGGCCCGATGCGGGCCAGCTGATGCTGGGGGGCAGCGAGCTCGACTTTACCCGGCATCTGTCACGGCAAAGCGTGCTGGCCCTGCGCCAGCAGACCGGCATGGTGTTCCAGAATTTCCAGCTGTTCCCGCACATGACGGTGCTGGAGAACGTGATGGAAGGGTTGGTGACCGTGTTGAAGTGGCCCAGGGAGCGGGCGGCGGCGCGCGCCCTGCAACTGCTCGACAAGGTGGGGCTCAGGCACAAGGCCCAGGCGGTGCCTGCCACCCTCTCCGGCGGTCAGCAGCAGCGGGTGGCCATTGCCCGGGCACTGGCGCCGGCCCCCAAGGTATTGCTCTGTGACGAGCCCACCTCGGCGCTGGATCCCGAGCTTGCCCAGGAGGTTGTGGCGGTGCTGCGCCAGTTGGCCAATGAGGGCACCACCATGTTGATCGCCACCCATGACTTGCGCCTGGCGGCCCAGATCGCCCAGCAGGTGATCTTTCTGGAGGCGGGAGAGGTGGTGGAGGCGGGCAGTGCGCGCCAGATGTTCACTACCCCCAAGCGGGCGCGTACCTTCGAATACATCTCCACCCTCACCGAGCGGCTGCCGGAGAGTTGGAGCATCTAG
- a CDS encoding nuclear transport factor 2 family protein, producing MENKTMEPKAVVEAYWQAMQSNDFVKASKWLSDDFLCDWPQSGERIEGRANFVEINRRYPAAGPWDFDIVRLLEQGREVVTEVVITDGEVEARAITFHTVRGNTICHQTEFWPDLYEAPHWRRHWVTSIPRESQPA from the coding sequence ATGGAAAACAAGACCATGGAACCAAAAGCAGTGGTGGAGGCCTATTGGCAGGCCATGCAGAGCAACGATTTCGTCAAGGCCTCCAAGTGGCTGAGCGATGACTTCCTCTGTGACTGGCCCCAGTCGGGGGAGCGGATCGAGGGGCGGGCCAACTTCGTCGAGATCAATCGGCGCTACCCGGCGGCCGGGCCCTGGGATTTTGACATCGTCCGCCTGCTGGAGCAGGGGCGGGAGGTGGTGACCGAAGTGGTGATCACCGACGGTGAAGTCGAGGCGCGCGCCATCACCTTCCACACGGTGCGTGGCAATACCATCTGCCATCAGACCGAATTCTGGCCCGATCTCTACGAGGCGCCGCACTGGCGTCGTCACTGGGTCACCAGCATCCCGCGGGAGTCGCAACCCGCCTGA
- the gltB gene encoding glutamate synthase large subunit: protein MSLYDPKLERDNCGFGLLAHMEGEASHKLVRLAMSALARMQHRGGISADGKTGDGCGLLLQKPDSFFRAVAEEKGWHLGRNYAVGMLFLNPDPVLAQATRDIIDEELEKETLSLVGWRKVPIDTNVLGPIAKASLPSIEQVFVNAPPGWVGKDLERRLYIVRRRIEKRISDDYFYVVSLSNLVTVYKGLCMPVDLPRFYLDLADIRMQAAICVFHQRFSTNTSPRWPLAQPFRYLAHNGEINTIAGNRQWAKARSYKFATPLIPDLQEAAPFVNTTGSDSSSLDNMLDLFLAGGMDLFRAMRLLIPPAWQKHPNMDDDLRAFYDFNSMHMEPWDGPAGIVMTDGRYATCALDRNGLRPARYVITKDKFITLASEVGTWDYTPDEVLEKGRVGPGELFVVDTSNGKIWTSFEIDDDLKSRHTYKQWMDKHCKRLVPFEQMDDASTGAREFSDDQLKTYQKLFGYSYEELDQIIRVLGENGQEAVGSMGDDTPMAVLSSSQRTLYDYFRQMFAQVTNPPIDPLRENHVMSLATCIGREQNVFNETFGHAHRVLFQSPILLYSDFHQLLALEGEHYRHQVISLNFKPEEGLEAAILRICEEAKAAAKAGTVLLILSDRDVSANTLPIPAAMAVGAVQRTLVDNNLRCDANILVETASVRDPHHFSVLLGFGATAIYPYLAYETLAKQVEEGVLKMSLRQAMLNYRNGINKGLYKVMSKMGISTVASYRCSQLFEAVGLSKAVVEMCFRGVSSRIQGADFADIQQDQFNLARQAWLARKALTQGGLLKFVHGGEYHTYNPDVVQTLQTAVRSGNYADYKEYARLVNERPVATLRDLLTLKKVDNPVALEQVEPAAKLFPRFDSAAMSIGALGPEAHEALAVAMNRLGGQSNSGEGGEDPKRFGTEKNSRIKQVASGRFGVTPHYLMNADVVQIKVAQGAKPGEGGQLPGDKVTAQIAKLRYSVPGVTLISPPPHHDIYSIEDLAQLIFDIKQINPSCLVSVKLVSEPGVGTIACGVAKAYADFITVSGYDGGTGASPLTSVKYAGSPWELGLAETQQALVANGLRHKVRLQVDGGLKTGLDIIKAAILGAESFGFGTGPMVALGCKYLRICHLNNCATGVATQDEKLRREHFTGLPEMVMNYFKFIAEETRELMAQLGVTQLTDLIGRTDLLEALPGLTARQAKLDLSGILASPVAPAGSSLFSQQHNPTFDKGPLNLKMVEDLLEAVENMSGGEFRYDIRNTDRSVGARLSGEIVKRHGNQGMAADPVRVHFNGTAGQSFGVWNAGGLEMILTGDANDYVGKGMTGGKLVIKPHVGVAFKSHEAAIIGNTCLYGATGGKLYAAGTAGERFAVRNSGALAVVEGIGDNGCEYMTGGIVTVLGTTGVNFAAGMTGGFAYVLDECGNFAKRTNPELVELLDVADLAIHQEHLRGIITAHLNETGSSRAEEILANFDSYVPKFRLIKPKSSDVKSLLGHTSRSSAELRIQAQ from the coding sequence ATGTCACTATATGATCCAAAGCTGGAGAGGGATAACTGTGGCTTCGGCCTGTTGGCCCACATGGAAGGTGAAGCCAGCCACAAGCTTGTCCGTCTCGCGATGTCAGCATTGGCTCGCATGCAGCACCGTGGCGGCATCTCTGCCGACGGCAAGACCGGCGACGGCTGCGGTCTGTTGCTGCAAAAACCCGACAGCTTCTTCAGAGCTGTCGCCGAAGAGAAGGGATGGCACCTGGGCCGCAATTACGCGGTCGGCATGCTGTTTCTCAACCCCGATCCCGTCTTGGCGCAAGCCACTCGCGACATCATCGACGAAGAGCTGGAGAAGGAGACCCTGAGTCTGGTCGGTTGGCGCAAGGTGCCTATCGATACCAATGTACTCGGCCCGATCGCCAAGGCCTCCCTGCCCAGCATCGAACAGGTTTTTGTCAACGCCCCGCCCGGCTGGGTCGGCAAAGATCTCGAGCGCCGCCTCTATATCGTGCGCCGCCGCATCGAGAAACGCATCAGCGACGACTACTTCTACGTGGTCAGCCTCTCCAACCTGGTCACCGTCTATAAAGGACTGTGCATGCCGGTGGACTTGCCGCGTTTTTATCTGGATTTGGCCGACATTCGCATGCAGGCGGCCATCTGCGTATTCCACCAGCGTTTCTCCACCAACACCAGCCCGCGCTGGCCGCTGGCGCAGCCGTTCCGCTACCTCGCCCACAACGGCGAGATCAACACCATCGCGGGCAACCGCCAGTGGGCCAAGGCGCGCAGCTACAAGTTTGCCACCCCGCTGATCCCCGATCTGCAAGAGGCCGCCCCCTTCGTCAACACTACGGGGTCGGACTCCTCCAGCCTCGACAACATGCTGGATCTGTTCCTGGCCGGCGGCATGGACCTGTTCCGCGCCATGCGCCTGTTGATCCCGCCTGCGTGGCAGAAGCACCCGAACATGGATGACGACCTGCGCGCCTTCTACGACTTCAACTCCATGCACATGGAGCCCTGGGATGGCCCGGCCGGCATCGTCATGACCGACGGTCGCTACGCCACCTGCGCGCTCGACAGAAACGGCCTGCGTCCGGCCCGCTACGTCATCACCAAGGACAAGTTCATCACGCTGGCCTCTGAAGTGGGCACCTGGGACTACACCCCGGACGAAGTGCTGGAGAAGGGCCGGGTCGGCCCGGGCGAGCTGTTCGTGGTCGATACCAGCAACGGCAAGATCTGGACCAGCTTCGAGATCGATGACGATCTCAAGAGCCGTCACACCTACAAACAGTGGATGGACAAGCACTGCAAGCGGCTGGTGCCGTTTGAGCAGATGGATGACGCCAGCACAGGCGCCCGCGAGTTCTCCGACGATCAACTGAAAACCTATCAGAAGCTGTTCGGCTACTCCTATGAGGAGCTGGATCAGATCATCCGGGTACTGGGTGAAAACGGCCAGGAAGCGGTGGGTTCCATGGGAGATGACACTCCGATGGCGGTGCTCTCCTCCAGCCAGCGCACCCTGTACGACTACTTCCGCCAGATGTTCGCCCAGGTCACCAACCCGCCCATCGATCCGCTGCGGGAAAACCACGTCATGTCGCTGGCCACCTGTATCGGCCGCGAGCAGAACGTGTTCAACGAGACCTTCGGCCACGCCCACCGGGTGCTGTTCCAGTCGCCGATCCTGCTCTACTCCGACTTCCACCAGCTGCTGGCGCTGGAAGGGGAGCACTATCGCCATCAGGTGATCAGCCTCAACTTCAAGCCCGAAGAGGGCCTGGAAGCGGCCATCCTGCGCATCTGTGAAGAGGCCAAGGCTGCCGCCAAGGCCGGTACCGTGCTGCTGATCCTCTCGGATCGGGACGTCAGTGCCAACACCCTGCCCATCCCGGCCGCCATGGCGGTGGGGGCGGTGCAGCGTACCCTGGTGGACAACAACCTGCGCTGCGACGCCAACATCCTGGTGGAGACCGCCAGCGTGCGCGACCCGCACCACTTCTCGGTGTTGCTGGGCTTTGGCGCCACCGCCATCTACCCCTACCTCGCCTACGAGACGCTCGCCAAGCAGGTAGAAGAGGGCGTGCTCAAGATGAGCCTGCGCCAGGCCATGCTCAACTACCGCAACGGCATCAACAAGGGGCTCTACAAGGTGATGTCCAAGATGGGCATCAGCACGGTGGCCAGCTACCGCTGCTCCCAGCTGTTTGAAGCGGTGGGCCTCTCCAAAGCCGTGGTCGAGATGTGTTTTCGCGGCGTATCGAGCCGCATCCAGGGCGCCGATTTTGCCGACATCCAGCAGGATCAGTTCAATCTGGCCCGTCAGGCCTGGCTGGCCCGCAAGGCCCTCACTCAGGGCGGCCTGCTAAAATTCGTCCACGGCGGCGAGTACCACACCTACAACCCGGACGTGGTGCAGACCCTGCAGACCGCGGTGCGCTCCGGCAATTATGCCGATTACAAGGAGTACGCCCGCCTGGTGAACGAACGGCCGGTCGCCACCCTGCGCGATCTGCTCACCCTGAAGAAGGTCGACAACCCGGTGGCACTGGAGCAGGTAGAGCCGGCAGCCAAGCTGTTCCCCCGCTTCGACTCTGCCGCCATGTCCATCGGCGCGCTGGGCCCGGAAGCCCACGAAGCGCTGGCGGTGGCTATGAACCGGCTCGGCGGCCAGAGCAACTCGGGTGAAGGCGGCGAGGATCCCAAGCGCTTCGGCACCGAGAAGAATTCGCGCATCAAGCAGGTGGCCTCGGGGCGCTTTGGCGTCACCCCCCACTACCTGATGAACGCCGACGTGGTGCAGATCAAGGTGGCCCAGGGTGCCAAGCCCGGTGAAGGGGGCCAGCTGCCCGGTGACAAGGTGACGGCCCAAATCGCCAAGCTGCGTTACTCGGTGCCCGGCGTGACCCTGATCTCGCCGCCACCCCACCACGACATCTACTCCATCGAGGATCTGGCCCAGCTCATCTTCGACATCAAGCAGATCAACCCAAGCTGCCTGGTGTCGGTGAAACTGGTGTCCGAGCCCGGCGTTGGTACCATCGCCTGCGGCGTGGCCAAGGCCTATGCGGACTTCATCACCGTCTCCGGCTACGACGGCGGCACCGGCGCGAGCCCCCTCACCTCGGTCAAATACGCCGGCTCTCCCTGGGAGCTGGGGCTGGCCGAGACCCAGCAGGCACTGGTCGCCAACGGCCTGCGCCACAAGGTGCGGCTGCAGGTGGACGGTGGCCTCAAGACGGGTCTGGACATCATCAAGGCGGCCATTCTCGGCGCCGAGAGCTTCGGTTTTGGCACCGGCCCCATGGTGGCGCTCGGCTGCAAATACCTGCGGATCTGCCACCTGAACAACTGCGCCACCGGCGTCGCCACCCAGGATGAGAAGCTGCGCCGCGAGCACTTCACCGGCCTGCCGGAGATGGTGATGAACTACTTCAAGTTCATCGCCGAGGAGACCCGCGAGCTGATGGCCCAGCTGGGCGTCACCCAGCTGACCGACCTCATCGGTCGCACCGACCTGCTGGAAGCGCTGCCCGGCCTCACCGCCCGTCAGGCCAAGCTGGATCTCTCCGGCATTCTGGCCAGCCCGGTGGCACCGGCAGGCTCCAGCCTGTTCAGCCAGCAGCACAACCCCACCTTCGACAAGGGGCCTTTGAACCTCAAGATGGTGGAAGATCTGCTGGAGGCGGTGGAAAACATGAGCGGCGGCGAGTTTCGCTACGACATCCGCAACACCGACCGCTCGGTGGGGGCGCGTCTGTCCGGCGAGATCGTCAAGCGCCATGGCAACCAGGGGATGGCGGCCGATCCGGTGCGGGTTCACTTCAACGGTACCGCCGGCCAGAGCTTCGGCGTCTGGAACGCGGGTGGCCTTGAGATGATCCTCACGGGGGATGCCAACGACTACGTGGGCAAGGGGATGACCGGCGGCAAGCTGGTGATCAAACCCCACGTCGGCGTGGCATTCAAATCCCACGAGGCGGCCATCATCGGCAACACCTGCCTCTACGGCGCCACCGGCGGCAAACTTTACGCTGCGGGTACCGCCGGCGAGCGCTTCGCGGTGCGCAACTCAGGGGCGCTGGCGGTAGTCGAGGGGATCGGTGACAACGGTTGTGAATACATGACCGGCGGCATCGTCACCGTGCTCGGCACCACAGGCGTCAACTTCGCGGCGGGCATGACCGGCGGCTTTGCCTACGTGCTCGACGAGTGCGGCAACTTTGCCAAGCGCACCAACCCCGAGCTGGTAGAACTGCTGGACGTGGCGGATCTTGCCATCCATCAGGAGCACCTGCGCGGCATCATAACGGCGCACCTCAACGAAACCGGCAGCTCGCGCGCCGAGGAGATCCTGGCCAACTTCGACTCCTATGTGCCCAAGTTCAGGCTGATCAAACCCAAGTCCAGCGACGTCAAATCGCTGCTTGGCCACACCAGCCGTTCCAGTGCAGAACTCAGAATCCAGGCGCAATAA
- a CDS encoding amino acid ABC transporter permease yields the protein MIDSFWPLLSAGLIFTVPLTLITFVLGIVLGLSVALARLYGPAPLVMLVRFYVWLIRGTPLLVQLFLIFYGLPSAGIVLDAFTAAVIGFTLNIGAYSSEIIRATLAAIPKGQWEAAYSIGMNWPQVMWRVILPQAARIAVPPLSNTFISLVKDTSLAAAVTVPELFQAAQRLASVTYEPLILYVETALIYLLFSSVLSTLQDKLEQRLAHKETGEVAL from the coding sequence ATGATCGACTCTTTTTGGCCCCTGCTCAGTGCGGGGCTTATTTTTACCGTGCCGCTGACCCTGATTACCTTCGTGCTGGGAATCGTGCTCGGCTTGTCGGTGGCGCTGGCCAGATTATATGGTCCGGCCCCGTTGGTGATGCTGGTCCGTTTCTATGTCTGGCTTATTCGGGGCACCCCGCTGCTGGTGCAGCTGTTTCTGATCTTTTACGGTCTGCCGAGTGCGGGCATAGTGCTGGATGCCTTCACCGCCGCCGTCATCGGTTTCACCCTCAACATCGGTGCCTACAGCTCGGAGATCATCCGAGCCACCCTGGCGGCGATCCCGAAAGGGCAGTGGGAGGCGGCCTATTCGATTGGCATGAACTGGCCCCAGGTGATGTGGCGGGTGATCCTGCCGCAGGCGGCGCGCATCGCGGTGCCGCCGCTCTCCAACACCTTCATCTCCTTGGTCAAGGACACTTCGCTGGCGGCGGCGGTGACCGTGCCTGAGCTGTTTCAGGCGGCCCAGCGACTCGCCTCCGTCACCTATGAGCCGCTCATCCTCTATGTCGAGACGGCCCTCATCTACCTGTTGTTCAGCTCGGTACTCTCCACCCTGCAAGACAAGCTGGAGCAGCGACTGGCTCACAAAGAGACCGGGGAGGTCGCCCTATGA